The following nucleotide sequence is from Diospyros lotus cultivar Yz01 chromosome 3, ASM1463336v1, whole genome shotgun sequence.
TGGATAATATGTGTAACTATTAGATCTGTTTGCGTTGTTTGTATCGGTTACCTAGATCTAGTTAAATCTAGGTGTACGTGTATGTGTATGATTGAAGTTTTAAAAGTAAGCTAAAAGAAAATCTTGGTATTTGTTAGATTTAATGGAATCCTAAGGGTGATTAgatcttgagagagtggagtaagTGTTTGGaatacaccgaaccactatatatcattttatccatcatttatttatattgctttAATGTTCTTCTTGTTGATTGCAATATCATAaggtataataaaataaattaaataaataaatatgtttttgtcaaaataaataaattaaccaaAGATTAAATgttcatatatttgttaaaatagataaataattttataatatcattcattaaaattgatattaagaaaaataataaatttttaagtacTCAATTTGCCCTTCTTTTGAATTGTCATACCTTAAGGGATTAACATTATCGATCAATACAACACGATATCAGTAATTAATTCCCATTTTCTAGAGGTGCTTGTTAGGGTTGCAAATGAACACCTCCAGAATAAATTGAAGAAAGGCTTggtgtttgttaaaatttcaTTCGAATTCATTCGTTAAAATAAACGATTTGAAGTTGAATTTAActttaaaactcaatttgtaaACGAAACGAtcttaaattcaataaaatttagTCGTTAAATCTTGTGaacatattcaattaaaaattcaagaatactAATAGATTCGATTAGAAACTCATAAACGTGTTCGATTGGAAGtttgtaaataatttattaacaaattcatcttttgaatacattaatatatttatttataattttataaatatattatttaatataaaattatcaaattttaaattattataataatataattaatttaattatttaatattatattatatataataaagtaaactCGAGTTTGAGCTCAACTCATTACCCTTGACGAACTCCATCTTAGAAATTGGCTAACGACAATAAAACTCAACTTGAGTGGTTAAATTAGAACCCTACAATTGGTCTTAACATGGAGACTGAAATAAACagaactaaaaattaatttttcaaattttgtaaacAAAAGACATGACTGAACTTATTGGATCGGGTTTTTggataaaaaatacttttaaaataaaatttaatatttgctGTGATGCTCAACAACGTTAACTataaaattctctctctcagaATGTGTCTTCACTCCCTCCCGataaagctctctctctctctctctctctctctctctctctctcagacgTAGCAGAGCTTCAGCCAGCAAACATGGCGGTCGTGGCCCTCACTCGGCGCTCTCTCTCCGTTTTCCTCCTCTCCATCTCCCTTCTCCTCTACCCTTCAACTTCCGCCATCGACTCTTTCATCTACGTTGGCTGTTCTCAGCAACGATTCAACCCAAACACTCCCTACGAATCCAACGTCAACTCCCTCCTCACCTCTCTCGTCAACTCCGCCGCCTCCGCCGCCTTCAACAATTTCAAGATCTCCGTCCCCGGTTCCACCCCCAGCGACGTCGTCTACGGGCTCTTCCAGTGCCGTGGCGACCTCCCGGGCTCCGAGTGCCGCGCCTGCGTCGCCCGCGCCGTCAGCCAGCTCGGCCTCCTCTGCCCCGACGCCACCGGCGCCGCGCTGCAGCTCGACGGCTGCTTCGTCAAGTACGACAACACCCCCTTCTTGAGCGTACAGGACAAGTCCGTCCTCATGAAGAAATGCGGCCCGGCGGCCGGGTACGCCACCGACGGATCAACCAGCCGCGACTCGGTCATGGAGTACCTCACGGCCGGTGGGGAGTACTTCCGGGTCGGCGGGTCGGGCAGCGTCCACGGCGAGGCGCAGTGCGTGCAGGATTTGAGCCTGGGCGAGTGCAACGATTGCTTGTCGGAGGCGATCGGGCGGCTGAAGAGCGAGTGCGGATCGGCCGCGTGGGGTGACATGTTCCTGGGCAAGTGCTATGCAAGGTTCTCGGAGCGTGGCGGATACTCCGGCAGCGTTGGCGGCGGCGATAAGAGGTTGCTCCGGCTCCGGCGCCGGTGGTGGTCCCTGTGGTTAGTGGCCAGCGGTCTAGTTACATTGCTCTAGCGAGGCCGATGCGCACGTGGTTAATGAAAACTCGGGTTTGAATTTACCTTTCAGTCCTTGTAAACTATGAAATATTACGTGCAAGTCGGGTGGTGGTATGCTGGTAAATTCGGAGAGCTCGAGAGGTTGTTATTGTAAATTTTTCTTGCTTACCCGTTTATCTAGTTGTCCAAGACAATGTACTTCTAAAATGATGAGTGGATACTTAAaggaaatataatttaaatatgagGTTGTcgatctaaatatttttatattctttatataatttaaattcttatttattcAAATTGGAAGAAGTTGttacataatataaatttatatttttgtttttatacttttttttttttgtgtccacttaaatttttctttattttaattaaattattatatttatatttttaagtcaattaaatatttatattttgacataaaataaaatatgacatatattttattattttattttatttttatatataaaaatataaaaattaaattaacttaaaattacaGATTCAGAAcaatgaaaagttaaaattatcgcataaaaaaatttaaaatacaataagttaaattaaattcactaatttaatcaaaataataaaaaaattaaataatcactcaaaaaaatataaaaatataagaataaaaatacgAATACGAATACGAATTTAGTCCCATAAGGAATACGAATTTAACCCCAAAAATTCCTTTCACAGGCTTGATGGAGTGGAACATATTAATATTCACATGGGAAATGAGTATCTTATTCTTAGACCATGTTTGGCACTTTGGATGCAATTCAACTGGCAAGGAGCCTTTGCTTTATAGTGGAGAAGAGGCTGAGccttttgctttaattttattcttatttttttgactGGTCATCCTCACTCAACAAACAAAGGTTAGGACTTCGGACTTAGGAGGCCCCACCTTCAacaatggcaatggcaatggcaCTTTAGGAACCTAAGAATCCAATGCACATTTTGGGTCCTTTTCTTTGTACTTTTAATGAACATTTTGACAAACCAGTTCGGgacattattattttcaaaatgctaCTCTTACAAaggtaattatttattttgtgtaacttttacaatttttgtttaaaaaaataaaacctaaaattAGTTaagaaataagtttttaatttgtCCATATCATAAGTAAAGGATCAGTTAAATCCAATTAATTGTCTTTAAGAGATGGTCTATTATATGTATTGAGAGGACAACAATCTTTGTTTTTGTGGTCAAAAGAGCTGATAGACCAGTTAGCTCATCTAATTCATAACGTTATTTGGATGTACTTTTctattcttcaattctctctaTCTTTATAAGAGTTGTCTTTGGTCCACTTACTCCTTATCTATCTTAATCGTCCCCATAGGCGTAGTACGGTTGGTTCTCAGGTAATAGATTACACTCAATGATGCAAATTCGAATCATGCCAACTGCAGTGTGGAAATTTCACCCTCCTGTGAAGGTGGTTCTTTGTAGGCACCATGCACTGTGCCTCCTACCTGATATCCTGTCGTGTACCGTAATTAACTCCTCTCACGTACATAAAACAATGTATGAGAAGTCCTTAAAATGAGAAATTTCACACTTGCACCCAAGTTATCTACCTTAGTTTGCATCATCTTGGGACTTCCCCCAAGATTCCAATGTTCTTcatttggtgtttttttttttttttttcacttttatttttttgttcggAATATGTCCTACTGATGCTTGCATACAGTTTCCCTTTTTTCTATGTTATAAATTTCTcgactataaaaaaaaaaagtaaagaaaaatcttctaatataaaaatactaaaGTACACCGACATATGAATCTActtatatattcaattatttaataattttaaattaattaatttgtattttactttttttgtatTTAGTCAAATCTAAATTATTATCACAActaattaagtattttttttccttttgaaatGCATGAAATTGATGTCTTTCTCTGACCTAAATCAGGTAAGAATTGCTTTTTGTTTCAAtgtgcttttgcttttgtttttatgtttgtGACCTTTTTTAAGTTCATCTTCCTAACTTCAAAGTGAAGATACAGACAGCTCGACAGCTCCTCTGAAACAAAAAAGTAGAAAGAAGCCTATGGGGcttttgaaaatcaatttttccttaaaGAAAAGGAATTCAAGTGATTAAatatactaaaatatttaatttgatgaGAGAATGCATACTTAAGACTTATAATCATATAGCAAAAGAGGACCACCTGAGCAACAAGAACATTTTACttcaactttaaaattttatatcttaatacTAGACACAC
It contains:
- the LOC127797730 gene encoding plasmodesmata-located protein 7-like, whose protein sequence is MAVVALTRRSLSVFLLSISLLLYPSTSAIDSFIYVGCSQQRFNPNTPYESNVNSLLTSLVNSAASAAFNNFKISVPGSTPSDVVYGLFQCRGDLPGSECRACVARAVSQLGLLCPDATGAALQLDGCFVKYDNTPFLSVQDKSVLMKKCGPAAGYATDGSTSRDSVMEYLTAGGEYFRVGGSGSVHGEAQCVQDLSLGECNDCLSEAIGRLKSECGSAAWGDMFLGKCYARFSERGGYSGSVGGGDKRLLRLRRRWWSLWLVASGLVTLL